AGGCCGGTGGGGGAGGTGACGTTGATCTCGGTGAGGTTGCCGTCGATCACGTCGATGCCCACGAAGATGAGCCCCTTCTCGCGCAGGGAGGGGCCGATGCGGGCGCAGATTTCCAGCTCGCGGTCGGTGAGGTCGGTGGGCTTCGCCGCGCCGCCGCGCACCATGTTGGACCTGAGGTCGCCCTCGCTGGGCACGCGGTTCACCGCGCCGGCCGCCTCGCCGTCGACGAGGATGATGCGCTTGTCGCCATGCTTCACCGCCGGCAGGAAACGCTGGATGACCCACGGTTCGCGGAAGGTGGCCGAGAACAGGTCGTAGAGCGAGCCGAAGTTGAGGTCGTCGGCGGTGAGGCGGAACACGGCGGCGCCGCCATTGCCGTAGAGCGGCTTCATCACCACGTCGCCGAACTCGGCGCGGAAGGCCTTGATCTCGGCGAGGTCGCGCGAGATCAGGGTCGGCGGCATCAGGTCCGGAAATTCGGTGACGAAGATCTTCTCCGGCGCGTTGCGCACATGGGCCGGGTCGTTCACCACCAGCGTCTTCGGGTGGATGCGCTCCAGCAGGTGGGTCGCCGTGACATAGGCCATGTCGAAGGGCGGATCCTGGCGCATCAGCACCACGTCCATCTCGGTGAGCGGAATGCGCTCGCGCGCGCCGAGGGTGAAGTGGGCGCCGGCCTCGTCCTTCACGGTCAGCGGCTCCACGGCGGCGAACACTTCGCCGTCGCGCATGGCCATGCGGTCGGGCGTGTAATGGAACAGCGCATGGCCGCGCTGCTGCGCCTCCAGCAGGAGGGCGAAGGTGGAATCGCCTTGAATATTGATGCTGGCAATGTGGTCCATCTGGACCGCGACCTTCAGGGCCATGGCAATCTCCCGCTGGCCTCTCAGGCCACGCTATCTGTCGGCTCTATCTATAGGCGGGCGGCGCCCGCCGCCACTCGGCTCACACGTCCATCTCGAAGGCGCCGGGCAGGTGCTCGGCCTCGCCTGTGCGGGCGAGGAGCACCGCGTCGAAGCGCATGTTGAGCGCGGACAGCTCGGGGTGTTCGGCGAGGTAGGCCTCTGCGGCCGCCGCGATGCGCCGCCGTTGGCGGGGCTGGAGGGAGAAGGCGGCGTCCGCGAGGCGCGCCCTGAGCTTCACCTCGCAGAAGACGAGGAGGTCGCCCTGCCGGGCGATGAGGTCGATCTCGCCCGCCTTGGTGCGTACCCGCCGGGCAAGCACAAGGAAGCCGTGGGCGGCGAGCAGCGTCGCGGCGCGCTCTTCCGCCGCGAGACCGCGATCGTGGGCTGCACGGCGACGCAGCTTCCCCGCGTCCGGCGGAGGGCTGGCCGGGGCCTCAGGCATCCCCGCCCGGCTCCGGCTCCCCGGCACCCCGCGCCTGCGTGAGGGCGAGGGCGCGGGCGTAGACGTCCCGCTTCGGCCGGCCGGTGGCGCCGGCGACGGCCGCGACCGCATCCTTCAGCGAGGCGTCCTTCAGGGCGCGCAACAGCGCTGTGTCGACGTCCGCGTCGCCGGCCGCCTCTTCCAGTGGCGGGCCGATGACGAGGACGATCTCGCCCTTGGGGTCTTCCGCGTCCGCATAGTGCGCGGCGAGGGCGGACAGATCGGCGCGCCGCACCTCCTCGAACGCCTTGGTGAGCTCGCGGCACACGGCGGCGCGGCGGGGGCCGAGCACCTCGGCAAGGTCCGCGAGGCTCTCGGCGAGGCGCGGGCCGGTCTCGTAGAAGACGAGCGTGCCCGGCACGGCGGCAAGCGCTGAGATGCGGTTGCGCCGCTGGCCGGCCTTGGGCGGCAGGAAGCCGTCGAACAGGAAGCAGTCGGTGGGCAGGCCCGCCGCCACCAGCGCGGCGAGGAGCGCGGAGGCTCCCGGCACCGGATACACGCGGAACCCCGCCTCGGCGGCCTCCACCACCAGCTTGAACCCGGGGTCCGACACCAGCGGCGTGCCGGCATCCGAAATGAGCACGACACGCTCGCCGGCGGCGAGGCGGGCGAGCAGCTTCGGCCGGGCGCTGGCGCCGTTGTGGTCGTGATAGGCCATGAGGTGGGTCTGGATGCCGTAGCGGTCGAGCAGCCGGCGGGAGATGCGGGTGTCCTCGCAGGCGATCACGTCGGCCGCCGCCAAGGTCTCCAGCGCGCGCACGGTCACGTCGGCGAGGTTGCCGATGGGCGTCGCGACCACGTGCAGGCCGGGCGCGAGGCCGGGGGCGGGCAGGGTTGAGCCGGCGAGGAGGAAGGTTTTCACGGCACCCGCGGCGCGGCCTTCGGGGCGGCTGTGCGGATGCGGACGATGGGGCGTGGTCATGGCCCCACCATAGTCCCGCCCGCGCCGGACGGGAACGGCCCCGCCTGCATGGCTTCACGCCATGTGTCGCGCCGCCGCGACGACCGCCTGCCCAAAGGCGAGGCCGCCGTCATTGGCTGGCACTTCGGCGGGGATGAGGGGGGTGAGGCCACGCGCGCCGAGCCGGGCGGCTGTCTCCTCCAGCAGGCGCGCGTTCTGGAACACGCCTCCGGAGACGGCGACGGCCCGGGTGCCGGCCTCCTCAGCCGCCCGCGCCGCGACCAAGACGAAGGCATCCGCCAGCCCGGCATGGAAGGCCGCCGTCATGTCCGCGCGCGGCCGTGCGGCGGCAAGGTCGGCGCGGAGGGCGCGCCAGAGCGGGGCGGGATCGATCTCGATGAGGTCGCCCTGCGTGCGGATGTCGAAGGGGTAGGGCGCGGCGTCCCCCGCCGCCACGGCTTCCAGCGCCATGGCCGCCTCGCCCTCGTGGGAGAGCCGGTCGGGCGCGAGGCCGAGGAGCGCCGCCACGGCATCGAACAGGCGTCCGGCGGAGGAGGCGCGGGGGGCGTTGAGGCCCTTGTCCATCATGGCGCGCAGGGTCGGCACCGGCTTTCCGGCGAACAGCGCGGCGAGTTGGGCATCGCCGTCCACCGCCGCGCGGCCGAGCGCCCGGTCGAGATGGGCGAGCAACACGCGCCACGGCTCGCGGCTCGCCGCATCGCCGCCGGCGAGGGGGATGGGGGAGAGGCGGGCGATGCGGTGGCTCTTGCGATAATCGCAGAGCAGCACCTCGGCGCCCCACACGGTGCCGTCCTCGCCCAGTCCCAGCCCGTCGAGGGCGATGCCCACCACCTTGCCGTCGGCGCGACGCCAGCCGCTTTCGGCCATGGCGGCGGCGATGTGGGCGTGATGATGCTGCACGCTTTCCAGCGGGAGCCCGCGCGCCTCGGCGCGGGCGGCGGCGAGGCGGCTGGCGCGGTAGTCCGGGTGGAGGTCCGCCGCGATCACCTGCGGCACATGGGAGAAGAGGGCGGAATAATCGGCCAGCGCCGTCTCGAAGGCGTCGCCCGTGGCTGGCTCGTCGAGGTCGCCGAGATGGTGGGAGAGGAGGGCGCGGGCGCCGTGGGTGAGGCAGAGCGCGCTTTTCAGTTCGCCGCCCATGGCGAGCACCGGGGGCGCATCGGCGAAATCCTCCGGTAAGGCGAGAGGGAGCGGCGCGAGGCCCCGCCCGCGCCGCATCACGCGGAGCCTTCCGGCGGCGAAGCGCGCCACGCTGTCGTCGAGCCGGCGGGCGATGGGGCGGTCGTGCATGAGGAAGGCATCGACGATGCCGGCGAGGCCAGTCCGAGCTTCCTCATTCCGGAAGATCTGCGGCGCGCTGGAGCGGTTGCCGGAGGTCATCACCAGCGGGCAGCCGGTCGCCTCCAGCAGCAGATGGTGGAGGGGGGTATAGGGCAGCATGAGGCCGAGGTGGCTCTGGCCCGGCGCGAGGCCGGGGGCGAGACCGGCGTCCGGTCGCATCGGCAGCAGCAGAATGGGCGCGGCGGGGGCGCGCAGCGCCGCCTCTTCGTCCGGGTTGATGACACAGAGGCGATGGGCGGTGGCAAGGTCGGCCATCACCGCCAGAGGCTTGGTGGGGCGGTGCTTGCGGGTGCGCAGGAGCGCGACGGCCTCGGGGTTCGTGGCGTCGCAGGCGATGTGGAAGCCGCCGATGCCCTTCACCGCCAGGATGCGGCCGGCCCGCAACAGCTCGGCGGCATCGAGGATCGGATCGGATGACGCGATCTTCGCCCCCTCCCGTTCCAGCCACAGGCGCGGGCCGCAATCGGGGCATGCGATGGGCTGGGCGTGGAAGCGCCGGTCCGCAGGGTTTTCATACTCCGCGCGACACGCAGGGCACATGGCGAAGCCGGCCATGGTGGTCGCCGGCCGGTCGTAGGGCAGGCCGGCGACGATGGAGAAGCGCGGGCCGCAATCCGTGCAATTGGTGAAGGCGTAGCGGAGCCGCCGTGCCTTCGGATCGGCGATCTCCGCAAGGCACGCCGGGCACGTCGCCACATCCGGCACAACGCCGATGGAGACCGTGCCGGCCCCGCTCTCCACGATCCGGAATCCGGGCTCCGGCAAGGCGGCCGGATGGCGCTCCACCCGCTCGATGCGCGCCAGCGGCGGCGCCTCCGCTGTGAGGGCGGCAGCGAAGGCGTCGAGGCCCGCGCGTGGGCCGCCCGCATGGATCAGCACCCGGCCGCCGGCATTGGAGACTGTGCCGTCGAGGCCGAGGCGCAAAGCGAGGCGATAGACGAAGGGCCGGAAGCCCACGCCCTGCACGATGCCGGAAATCTCGATGATCTCGCCCGCGAACCCGTCCAATTCCGCCCCTTCCATGGCCGCTCAATGCACCGTGCAGACCATGCAGGGATCGAACGAGCGCACGATGTGCTGCACGGAAAGCGGCGTCTTCTCTCCTTGGCGCACCGGCGCGCCGACGAGGGCGGTCTCCAGCGGTCCCGGCTGGCCGGAGGCGTCGCGGGGGGAGAAATTCCAGGTGGTGGGGGCGATGATCTGGTAGCGGGCGATGCGGCCGCGCTCCACCACCATCCAGTGGCCGAGCGCCCCGCGCGCCGCCTCGGTGAGGCCGAAGCTGCGGCCTGCTTGAGGCAATGCGCCCTGCGCGCACCACGGCTCGCCGGGCCTGAGCGCCTTCACCCAGCCCTCCATGGCGATGAGCGTGCGCGCGGTCTCGATGAGCCGGCCGACAACGCGCGAGCGCACATTCGCGCCTTCCTTCGCCGCGAGATCGCGGGCGAGCTTCTGGCCGGCGATGACCTGCCGGGCGAAGGCGCCGGTCTCAAAGGGCAAGCCTGCGAGGCGCGGGGCCTTGCACCAGGTGTAGCCGGTCTCGTCCGCGCCATCGGGAAAGGTCGAGCCCTCGAACGGATGATGCGGCGCCTCCCGCCCCTCCATACGGGCGAAGGAATGATCCTCGGCGATGGCGGAGGGATCGACAGAGCCGAGGCGCCCCGCCGCAAAGGTGCCGCCGGCATAGAGCCTGCCCTCCTCCTGCGGATAGGCGCCGTAGGAGAGGAAGCGATCGTCGGCGCGGCCCAGTGCGGCAAGGTCGAGGTCTTCGGTGATGGTGAGGAACAGCCGGAAATCGCCGTCCGGCCCCGTGCGGCGCCAGATGTCCAACTCCTCGGCGTCGGCCAGCGCCGCGACGCGCTCCAGCGGGGCGCCGTAGAGCCGTGCCTCAAGGTCCGCTCGCACGGAGCCCAGCGTGGCCAAGAGGCGCATCTTGTCCCGCGCGTCCGCCCCCTTGGCGACGCCGCCGGGCTGGAGCGCCAGCGTGTGCGGCCAGCGGCCGGCGAGGAGGCCCATGACGTGCAGCAGTGTCGTGCGGGTGGCGAGGGCCTCGCGCACGCTCAGCCCATGCGACGCCTTGAACCGTCTCTCGGCCTCCGCGAACCAGGGCCGGTCGGAATAAGCCGCGCGGGCGAAGTCCGGCATGAAGAAGACGTGGAAATGGGTGAGGTGGTCGGCCACATTCTCGGTGGCGAGGATGAGGTTGGTGGCGACGCGCCCGTTGTCGGTGGGCACCACCCCCTCCAGAGCCGCCAGCGCCAGTGCCGCCGCATGGGATTGCGACACCGAGCAGATGCCGCAGATGCGCGGCGCGATGACGAGGGCGTCGCGCGGGTCGCGACCCTCCAGAATCCGCTCGAATCCGCGGAACAGGGGCGAGGAGACAAAGGCCTGCTTCACGGCCCCGTCCGCCACGTCGAGGCGCACCTCCAGGTCGCCCTCCACGCGGTTGAAGGGGCCGACCACCAGCCGTTTCGTGCCGTCGCTCATCGCTTCCTGATGTCCCGGACGGCGGGCGGTGTCACCACATGGTCACTCACCGCGTTGCGGCGCAGGCGCTCGGGCGTCGCCGCCTTGGCGAGGGAGGAGAGGGCGATGAACCAGGCCTTGGGCATGTCGGTGGGCAGGCCCACGGGGATGCCGCCGATCTTCGGCGTCTCGATGAAGGCGTGGCCCGGCTCCTCGAACTCGGGCGCCGTGCAGTTGATGCAGGCATGGCCGCCGCGGGTGCAGGAGCCCTCGCCGTTCCACAGGCGGGTGTTGCAGTCCGCATGGGCCTGGGTGCCGAGGCAGCCGAGATGCTCCATCATGCAGCCGAGGTCGCTCATCTTCTCGGCGCTGGCCTTGTACTCGTAATATTCGTTGCGGGGGCAGCCGTGGTGCACGAGGTGGTCGGCGTAGAAGCGCGGGCGGCCGTAGCTGTCGAGATCGCCGCCGTGCAGCAGGCCGGCGGAAAGCAGCATCAGCGTTTCCGTCACCCAGTTGGGATGGGTGGGGCAGCCGGCCACATTGATGACCGGCAGGCCGGCACGGGCGCGGAATTCAGCGCCGAGGGCGCCGCCGGGGCGACGCCCGTCATATTGCAGGCCGCAGGCGTCGGCCGGATTGACCCCGGCCGCCGTCACGCCGCCATAGGCCGCGCAGGTGCCCACCGCCACCACATGCTCCGCCACGGCGGCGAGCCGGCGCACCCAGTCGATGGTGGCCGTGTCGGTGCCGGCGAGCATGTGGAAGCGGCCGGTGCCGTTCGGGCCGCGCAGCAGCGCGCCCTCGATGCACAGGGCATCGAGCCGGATGGCGCCGGACAGCACCGCCTCGAACAGGGCGATGGCCTCGTCCCCGGTCTCCTCGGAGAGCGTGGGGTGCCACAGGAAGCGGATGTTGGCGGAGGCGAGCGTCGCGGCAAGGTCCGGCGCCTCGGCGCAGAGCAGCGACATGGTGCAGCCGCCGCAGCCGCCCGACTGCAGCCAGAGCACGGTAAAGGGGGCTGCTTTCATGGCGCCGCCGGCAGCACGAGGGAGAGGATGGCGCCGCCCTCCGGGTGGTTCCCGGCTTCGAGCCGCCCCTCGTGCTCCTCGGCGATGCGGTAGCAGATGGAGAGGCCGAGGCCGGTGCCCTTGCCCACCGGCTTGGTGGTGAAGAAGGGATCGAAGATGCGATCCATGAGCGCATCGGGAATGCCCGGTCCGGTGTCGCGCACCCGCACCGCCACCTGCCGCCCGTCGGCCGTCTGGATCCGCTCTCCGGTGATCTCCAGCCGCCGGTCGGCGCGGCCTTCCATGGCGTCCACGGCATTCTGCACGAGGTTCATCATCACCTGATGGATATGGCCGGGATGCCCCACCGCCTCCAGCCCCTCGGGTACGGCGACGGTGATGGGCAGGTCCGGCATCTGGGATTTTGCCACCCAGTCCACCGCCGAGCGCACCACGCCGGCGAGGTCGAACACCTCCTGTGCCTCACGCCGGTCGGAGGAGAAGCGCCGCAGGTCCGCCACGATGTCGCGCACGCGCTCGGCCCCCTCCAGCATGCCGGAGAGGGTGGCGGGGATGTCGGACAGCGCCCGGTCGATGCGCAATTCGCCGCGCGCCTTCGCCAGCGTGGCGCCGTCCGCGCCGGCATGCACCTGATCGAGATAGGCGATCAGCCGCTCGGCATAGCGCTTCATCGCATGGGCGTTGCCATAGACGAAGGAGATGGGATTGTTCAGCTCATGGGCGACGCCGGCCACGATGCGGCCGAGCGAGGCCATCTTTTCCGCATGGACCAATTGCTGCTGGGTGCGCTTGAGGTGCTCGTGGGCCTTGGCGAGGGCGCCGTAGGCGGCGCGCAGCTCGCCGATGGGGCGGCCCACCAGCACGATGCCCACCGCCCGCCCGCGCGGATCAAACCTCAACGCGCCATTGACCGCGATGGCGAGCGGCCCGTCCGGCGTCGCGAGGGTGAATTCCCGGTCGGCGATGCGCTGGCGCCGGGCGACGGTGGCGAGCACGTCTGCCGCCGTGGTCTCGGAGGCGGCATCCAGCAGATCGGACAGGGGGCGGCCGAGGAGGGCGTCGGCCCGCTGGCCGAAGGCGCGCTCGGCGGCGAGGTTCACCTGCTCCACCCGGCCGGAGAGGTCGCACGCCACCAGCACGTCGGTCATGGAGCCGAGGAGGCCGGCGATGAAGCCCTGCGCTTCTTCAAGCGCGGTGTTCTTGGCCTCCAGCTCCACCTGCTGGCGGACCAGCTCCGCATAGGTCTCGTCCATCTTGCGGATGACGGCGATCCACGCCTCGTCCGCGTCGATGGCGCCGAAGTCCGTGCCCGCGCGCGGCAGGGAAAGCGGGCTGTCGGGCAGCAGGTCGCTCGGCATATCCTGACGCCCGGACGTGGGCATGGGCGGTTCCCGGCGGAGAAAGGGACGGCAAGGGTAATCCCGCGGGCCGTCCCGGCGCAATGCAGGGGTCAGCGCGCCTCCACGCCGTCCCTGAGCGCGCGCAGGCGGTCGTAGACATCCGGGAAGGCGTCGAGCTTGGTCACGCCCACCATGCGGATGTATGCGGTGGGTCCGAAGCGGATCCACTGCACCACCTTGATGGGCGCGCCGGTGCGGGCATCGGCGCCGGTGGCCATCACCTCGAAGCCGGCCTGTCCGTTGATGCGCTGGGGCTCGGCGCGGTCGAGCTTGAGGTCCTTCACGCCGGGAATGGTGGACAGGGCGCGCAGGGCGAACTGGCGCCGCTCGTCGTCGCGCGGTGCGCCGCCGGCGATGGAGACGACGAACACCGGCTGGTCCGGGCCGTCCAGCGTATCCTTCGGTCCGTCGGTGAGCAGGAGCGTCGTGCCGCCCAGCGCCCGCACCGGCCGGAAGCCGGCGAGGTTGGTGACGGCAAAGGGCAGCGAGCCCGCCTGATCGGCCACGTTGCGGAACGTGATGCTGGAGAGCGCCTCCCGTACCACCTTGTCAGGATAGGCGGCAGCGCCCGCCTCCGGCACCTGAACGGTGACGATGCCGGTGCCCCTCTCGCTGCCCACCAGCAGCACCCATTTGCGCACGCTCACCGGACCCGCGGTCTGCCGGCCGATCAGCAGGATCGCCTTGGCGCCCTTGAGGGGAAAGTCCTCCCGGTCTTCCAGCGTCACCCCGCGCGTGGTCAGGGCCTGCTCGCTGAAGCCGGTGACGAGCTGGTCATAGGCTTCGGCCGGCATGTCCACCACCAGGATGGAGGATTTCGTGGCATCGTCCTCGAACCCCGCGAACTGCTCGCTCTCCACCATGCCCGGCGGCGGCACCAGCCCGATGGCCGAGCCGCGCGGATACATCAATTCGACCGCGCCAGCCGGCACGGCGGGCGCTGCGGCGAGGAGAAGAGCGAAGGCGGCGGAAAGAAAGGCGGACGTGAAGGCGAGGCGCATCGAGGGCTCCGGCGGGACGCGGCCAAAGCGGGCCTTCGCCTGCGGGCCGGTCTGCCTGTGTCGGGCGTCAATCCGGCTTTTCTGTGAATGGCGTGGCGGAAAGGTGGCGGATCACGCGGCGGTGACACGCCGAAGCGTGAGGTTGAAGCGCCCGCCCTCGTCCACGAGCCGGGACGTGCCGGGCAACAGGCGGTCGATGCCGTGGAAGGCGAGGCGGCTCGGCCCCGACAGCAGGAAAACGTCCCCCGACGCCAGATGGATGGAGCGCGTCGGCCCGCGCCGCGTCTCGCCACCCACCCGGAACACGGCGGTGTCGCCCAGCGAGACGGAGAGCACAGGTGCGGTGAAGTCCGCCTCGTCGCGGTCCTGGTGCAGGCTCATGCGGGCCTCGGGCGCATAATAATTGATGAGGCAGGCCTCGGGCGGCGCGGCCTCCGGGGCGAGGCGATTCCACAGGTCCATCAGGCGCGCGGGCATGGCCGGCCACGGCCGCCGCGTCTCGGGATGAAAGCTCTGATAGCGGTAGCCGGCCACATCGGACACCCAGCCGAGCGGCCCGCAATTGCTCATGCGCACGGAGAAGGGCTGGCCGGTGCGGGGCATGGTGGGGGTGAAGAGGGGGGCCTCGGCGAGCACCGCGCGGATCTCGGCCAGCAGCGCCGCCTGCGCCGCCCGGTCGAGCGCCTCGCGGATCCACAGGGCGCCGGGCTGGAGTTCGAGCGGCATCGGCGCGCCCGCCAAAGATCCCGTCATCGGCTGGACGCTGTGATCTTGGCGAATTGAAGAGGACGCGGCAGCGGCATGGTGGCTTTCCCTTGTCCCGGCGCCGGTTTTAACAAGGTAGTAACTATATATTTCATCTGAAGTTTCGGCCATATGCCGACAGATTCCACGCGGACGATGCCTTCCCGGTGCTGGGGTTCGGGAAGAGGAGTTGTCGTCATGCGCAATCATCTCCTGTGGAAGGGTGCTTTCTCTCGCGGCGTCGCGCTGTCCGGCCTCGCCGCCGTCGCTTTCGTCCCGCTGGTCGTCGCTGGAAGCGTCGCGCCGGCCGTCGCCCAGACCACGGTGGCGGTGCCGGGCGGGTATGTCACGTTCACGCCGGTGCAGCGGCGCTACATCGAGAGTTATGTGGTGCGCCACCCGGTCCCGCCGGCCTATATCCCCGGCGGCTTCGTCGCTGAGGTGGGGGCGGTGGTGCCACCCGATGTCGACCTGCGCCGCTTCGGCGTCGCGCCGGAGCCCTATGGCCGCTACGGGCAGGCAGTGGCGCAGCCGGGCTATGGCCAGCAGGGCTACGATCCGGGCTTCGATGACGAGGACGGCTACCAGACGCTGGACGAGGCCGGATACGCGCCGGGGGCCGGCCTCTCCCAATACCGCTACGTCACGCTGCCGGGCAACGAGGCGGCGGTGGTGGAGCCGCGTTCGCGCCGGATCATCCTGATCGTGGAGTAAACCCCGCCCCGCGTGGCGGCGGCGCCGTGCCTCGGGCATAGTGCCGCCGGCCATCCGGCCGGTTCGAGGGAGGCGTTGATGGGCCCGCACGGGAAATTCTACTGGAACGAGCTTCTGACCGACGACGTGGAGAAGGCGCAGGCCTTCTATTCCGCGACGCTGGGCTGGACCTTCAGCGAGATGCCCACCGGGGGCGGCCACGCATATTACGTCGCAACCCTCGGCGGCGAGCCGGTGGCCGGGATGATGGACAAGACCGACATCCTGCCGCCCCAGGTGCCGCCCCATTGGTTCAGCTACATCAATGTGGACGACGTGACGGCGCGGGTGGAACTGCTGAAGGCGGCCGGCGGCCAGGTGCTGCGCGAGCCGTTCGAGATCCCCGGCATCGGCCGCATCGCCATCGTCAGCGACGCCACCGGCGCGCCCTTCGGTATCATGACCGCCGCCGAGCAGGGATGATCTGACACCGGGGCAGGCGGGCTCAGGCCAAAAGGTCCGCCGCCGCCAGCCTGCGGACCGCGACCCGCTCCATGTCGGCAAGGGCGGCCGCGAGCGAGCCGTCCACGTCGATGGACCGGCAGGCGTCCTCGATCACATAGGTGGTAAAGCCGTGCCGCGCGGCATCCACCGCCGACCACGACACGCAGAAGTCGAGGGCGAGGCCGGCGAGATACACCGTATCGATCCCCCGTTCGCGGAGGTATCCGGCGAGGCCGGTGGGAGTGGTGCGATCCGCCTCGTAGAAGGTGGAATAGCTGTCGATGGCCTTGTGGTGGCCCTTGCGCACCACCAGCTGCGCGTGCGGCACCTCCAGGCCCGGCGCGAAGGCGGCCCCCGGCGTGCCTTGCAGGCAATGGTCCGGCCACAGGATCTGGCGGCCGTAGGGCAGGTCGATCATGTCGTAGATCGCGCGCCCCGCATGGGTCGAGGCGAAGGAGATGTGGCCGCGCGGGTGCCAGTCCTGAGTCAGGATCACGTTGCGGAAGCCGGCGGCGAGCCGGTTGGCGAGGGGCACCACCTCATCACCGCCGGGGACCGCAAGGGCGCCGCCGGGCAGGAAGTCCACCTGCAGATCGACGAGGATGAGGGCGGCGCGCGGATCGGCGCCGGGACCCGACCCGGCGGCTGGCTTCAAAGGGGCCATCCGTTTCCTCGCGCGGCTGTGAAAAATGGAGCGTGCCGCCTGCTACCATG
The nucleotide sequence above comes from Xanthobacter flavus. Encoded proteins:
- the gshB gene encoding glutathione synthase; protein product: MALKVAVQMDHIASINIQGDSTFALLLEAQQRGHALFHYTPDRMAMRDGEVFAAVEPLTVKDEAGAHFTLGARERIPLTEMDVVLMRQDPPFDMAYVTATHLLERIHPKTLVVNDPAHVRNAPEKIFVTEFPDLMPPTLISRDLAEIKAFRAEFGDVVMKPLYGNGGAAVFRLTADDLNFGSLYDLFSATFREPWVIQRFLPAVKHGDKRIILVDGEAAGAVNRVPSEGDLRSNMVRGGAAKPTDLTDRELEICARIGPSLREKGLIFVGIDVIDGNLTEINVTSPTGLRAIKRLGGPDIAAQIWDRIEARRAA
- a CDS encoding YraN family protein, which gives rise to MPEAPASPPPDAGKLRRRAAHDRGLAAEERAATLLAAHGFLVLARRVRTKAGEIDLIARQGDLLVFCEVKLRARLADAAFSLQPRQRRRIAAAAEAYLAEHPELSALNMRFDAVLLARTGEAEHLPGAFEMDV
- the rsmI gene encoding 16S rRNA (cytidine(1402)-2'-O)-methyltransferase, giving the protein MTTPHRPHPHSRPEGRAAGAVKTFLLAGSTLPAPGLAPGLHVVATPIGNLADVTVRALETLAAADVIACEDTRISRRLLDRYGIQTHLMAYHDHNGASARPKLLARLAAGERVVLISDAGTPLVSDPGFKLVVEAAEAGFRVYPVPGASALLAALVAAGLPTDCFLFDGFLPPKAGQRRNRISALAAVPGTLVFYETGPRLAESLADLAEVLGPRRAAVCRELTKAFEEVRRADLSALAAHYADAEDPKGEIVLVIGPPLEEAAGDADVDTALLRALKDASLKDAVAAVAGATGRPKRDVYARALALTQARGAGEPEPGGDA
- the hypF gene encoding carbamoyltransferase HypF — encoded protein: MDGFAGEIIEISGIVQGVGFRPFVYRLALRLGLDGTVSNAGGRVLIHAGGPRAGLDAFAAALTAEAPPLARIERVERHPAALPEPGFRIVESGAGTVSIGVVPDVATCPACLAEIADPKARRLRYAFTNCTDCGPRFSIVAGLPYDRPATTMAGFAMCPACRAEYENPADRRFHAQPIACPDCGPRLWLEREGAKIASSDPILDAAELLRAGRILAVKGIGGFHIACDATNPEAVALLRTRKHRPTKPLAVMADLATAHRLCVINPDEEAALRAPAAPILLLPMRPDAGLAPGLAPGQSHLGLMLPYTPLHHLLLEATGCPLVMTSGNRSSAPQIFRNEEARTGLAGIVDAFLMHDRPIARRLDDSVARFAAGRLRVMRRGRGLAPLPLALPEDFADAPPVLAMGGELKSALCLTHGARALLSHHLGDLDEPATGDAFETALADYSALFSHVPQVIAADLHPDYRASRLAAARAEARGLPLESVQHHHAHIAAAMAESGWRRADGKVVGIALDGLGLGEDGTVWGAEVLLCDYRKSHRIARLSPIPLAGGDAASREPWRVLLAHLDRALGRAAVDGDAQLAALFAGKPVPTLRAMMDKGLNAPRASSAGRLFDAVAALLGLAPDRLSHEGEAAMALEAVAAGDAAPYPFDIRTQGDLIEIDPAPLWRALRADLAAARPRADMTAAFHAGLADAFVLVAARAAEEAGTRAVAVSGGVFQNARLLEETAARLGARGLTPLIPAEVPANDGGLAFGQAVVAAARHMA
- a CDS encoding nickel-dependent hydrogenase large subunit, producing the protein MSDGTKRLVVGPFNRVEGDLEVRLDVADGAVKQAFVSSPLFRGFERILEGRDPRDALVIAPRICGICSVSQSHAAALALAALEGVVPTDNGRVATNLILATENVADHLTHFHVFFMPDFARAAYSDRPWFAEAERRFKASHGLSVREALATRTTLLHVMGLLAGRWPHTLALQPGGVAKGADARDKMRLLATLGSVRADLEARLYGAPLERVAALADAEELDIWRRTGPDGDFRLFLTITEDLDLAALGRADDRFLSYGAYPQEEGRLYAGGTFAAGRLGSVDPSAIAEDHSFARMEGREAPHHPFEGSTFPDGADETGYTWCKAPRLAGLPFETGAFARQVIAGQKLARDLAAKEGANVRSRVVGRLIETARTLIAMEGWVKALRPGEPWCAQGALPQAGRSFGLTEAARGALGHWMVVERGRIARYQIIAPTTWNFSPRDASGQPGPLETALVGAPVRQGEKTPLSVQHIVRSFDPCMVCTVH
- a CDS encoding HupU protein; this translates as MKAAPFTVLWLQSGGCGGCTMSLLCAEAPDLAATLASANIRFLWHPTLSEETGDEAIALFEAVLSGAIRLDALCIEGALLRGPNGTGRFHMLAGTDTATIDWVRRLAAVAEHVVAVGTCAAYGGVTAAGVNPADACGLQYDGRRPGGALGAEFRARAGLPVINVAGCPTHPNWVTETLMLLSAGLLHGGDLDSYGRPRFYADHLVHHGCPRNEYYEYKASAEKMSDLGCMMEHLGCLGTQAHADCNTRLWNGEGSCTRGGHACINCTAPEFEEPGHAFIETPKIGGIPVGLPTDMPKAWFIALSSLAKAATPERLRRNAVSDHVVTPPAVRDIRKR
- a CDS encoding sensor histidine kinase, with the translated sequence MPTSGRQDMPSDLLPDSPLSLPRAGTDFGAIDADEAWIAVIRKMDETYAELVRQQVELEAKNTALEEAQGFIAGLLGSMTDVLVACDLSGRVEQVNLAAERAFGQRADALLGRPLSDLLDAASETTAADVLATVARRQRIADREFTLATPDGPLAIAVNGALRFDPRGRAVGIVLVGRPIGELRAAYGALAKAHEHLKRTQQQLVHAEKMASLGRIVAGVAHELNNPISFVYGNAHAMKRYAERLIAYLDQVHAGADGATLAKARGELRIDRALSDIPATLSGMLEGAERVRDIVADLRRFSSDRREAQEVFDLAGVVRSAVDWVAKSQMPDLPITVAVPEGLEAVGHPGHIHQVMMNLVQNAVDAMEGRADRRLEITGERIQTADGRQVAVRVRDTGPGIPDALMDRIFDPFFTTKPVGKGTGLGLSICYRIAEEHEGRLEAGNHPEGGAILSLVLPAAP
- a CDS encoding alpha-ketoglutarate-dependent dioxygenase AlkB family protein translates to MPLELQPGALWIREALDRAAQAALLAEIRAVLAEAPLFTPTMPRTGQPFSVRMSNCGPLGWVSDVAGYRYQSFHPETRRPWPAMPARLMDLWNRLAPEAAPPEACLINYYAPEARMSLHQDRDEADFTAPVLSVSLGDTAVFRVGGETRRGPTRSIHLASGDVFLLSGPSRLAFHGIDRLLPGTSRLVDEGGRFNLTLRRVTAA
- a CDS encoding VOC family protein, giving the protein MGPHGKFYWNELLTDDVEKAQAFYSATLGWTFSEMPTGGGHAYYVATLGGEPVAGMMDKTDILPPQVPPHWFSYINVDDVTARVELLKAAGGQVLREPFEIPGIGRIAIVSDATGAPFGIMTAAEQG